The stretch of DNA gtggattttcaccattagacatacataatagtgtaagatctcgaaagataagtattgtatatgcgacatctaactgttcatcaattgatgacaccttagactagtatttttacaatatgaaacaagaagattacataaataagattactttgtctttcgctaatcgaagcatcgttggattcttattttaaacgaaattatcctaattcctcttagcttattcatttcgaattagctccattatatatcattggatgaatggtctataaattatttcatgtcattatattttctcttaagaaattaaatgacgtatatgattataatcccgaaattctattcccaattgatataaatcctcaatcttaaaaatctcctacttgtatgggcaaatctgacttagagtttgtattagtagtggtggtccaagaaagaattactcattatatttggttgaatttaagtctttgactttaattttagaatccaataaattttcttatatttctaattccgtaatacaatacagttgcactttctcaagtgtttaatatccatcttttattaatggattcaaactgtatggaatatgagttaggtattctgtgaccaggatccacttgcactattctaagaactctttgatgtaactaaacctatgtcatcaaaatactctaccacatttttttttaatctatggcatttgtatcttgttcatagtggatttgacaagatcaatctctgcaaagagttaatatgcctatatccactgaaagtagttcatctcattcgcagatggatgtacattcaggggtggatatgagtttttcgttgtattcttaaaacgatctctctagattataccttatgcaaagaaatttgaaatgtttgaaaaatttcttaaatttctagcaatggttaaaaccattaaggtaagtggttaaagatcttgcgaactgataggggtggagaaatagttagttgatatgcagttcaaagatcattaaattgatttttgaattatatccaaacttacctccccagaaatttcgagtagcatgttgatgattagttactagtcgttgcctaattccttctatggtaatacaatttcagaatgatgtaatggttgtatacttaatgtaaatcattactagattcatggatgacctaatcaaaatcttaagaaaagctagaactgttaaccatggtttgttagctattctaagtgattaggggtggaccatcccattgtcaatagataagaaagtgtttgttcaaacaaatactacttttctaagaaaatgactaagtctgaaaaataagtagcaaataaaggagatatttaattcttgattccaaaagtgttctatcatcttatataacatatgatgatcccactacctctgttgtcttgtcacaaccaaagaggttaataccatttagttttcttcgacataattcacggtaccttgtcgtagtgggagagtttctaggaactcaccttcttatgacttgggagatactagtgattaaaatctattgtgagtttaaacaagtaatggattgtcaagataagaaactaagaagaaaagccaatagaactatggtttaatccattcacatggaataacctaaagttttctattacaaggacataaaaggaaattttcgtttataagtccattcaatggacttaacaaaacttcctgttcctagtattataggtttgagtttatctaaacctatggcttgtggtatacctggtaattacttactctaatgcaagcaacttaagtaagatgctgaagcattttctttctaatggcaatctatagaagcttcacaacttcttaggcatagattttatttatctaaggaaaagtcttaactattccagaaaagataaagccatgaaagaatttcttacatcaacagtgagaggtcttagatatgcttttgtatgccttagaccagacacctgctgttgagtgggagtaatgagtaggtatcagattaatccaggagaagaacattggaagacaatcaagtaaatcttaagataaagaagaggaactatatgttagtctataagagtgtgtttaaaaactcttagactacaccatatcagatttcgaaatttgccttagtgctagaaaatcttttcgataagatggtggttactacgggggtggaatagtgattttggagaagtttaaaaacctatctgaagtctacAGGTCTACCGGAGAGAGCGGAATGTTAAAGTcagcaggaaaggtacttattcagtctaaggaaagttctatacatctttggcaccattccaaattgccttaaactactagtgttaatttcctgattaaccaaaagtagttgccaaaggtatagaatccaatatcctaagagagtagacatatagagaggaatttcacattatcaatgattttgtgattaaggaagagtaatggtggagaaaaggttgtggttaattcaacctttcagatcctattacgaggagtttactactactacacttgatttgtatatcaaggtgttgagattatttgaaacgcactttttgttttatattagtgcaagtgggagtttgttgggttttatgccctaaataaaactcatttcaatataatcagatttacttattaatatagatcgtaaataacatttaatgttgcatggttcacatgatttatttcatgattatatgtacataatgtataaattcatctgaaacccttttcacatacttgatcctgtttattgtgtcgtcaacacattggaaagtaaacatgactatgtgaataaattttcctagatttatcagacacagggttttactgatatgataatctacaacaagagtttacttgcatttggagaagtgctatgttctttccagagcattggttaaagtaaagctcaggttggatgcatggagtatgcatcggaagggaccgatattgaactttgacttagatttattaaacttaccgtaatatctattcaagtcaatatcgcctagttgatcctagatcaaatgatcttaatcctgttatgattaggctcattcttgaaaggctattcgtgttctttgatttgttagttaagcctacttttaggtcagggtgatacgtacattttgggaacacggtagtgcaattgagtgggagcgctatcataaacatggaatctatagcttctatctggcgaatagtaagcaaaggatgatctccttcgagcttgaccaaacgaacataaatggtggagtactcatttcacataagctgaaatatcatttatacggggtcaagtgttttaaggaataaatacattgtagggtgtaacggtaatataatccctttacagtgtagattattcatatagaggatcattgatcacattaggattataacaatggataactaatgatgtgtctatatggtggaacatatagagcattctatatactgagagtgcaattctaagttctatgcgtggattcaacgaagaattaataagttagtgaattttagtgctaaattcttgatctacttattggaagctcggttatatagacccatggtccccccactagttgagataatattgcttgttagactcatgtaattggttttgattaatcaattataattctcaaattagactatgtctatttgtgaatttttcactaagtaagggcgaaattgtaaagaaagagtttataggggcatatttgttaattatgatactttgtatggttcaattaataaatatgataaatgacaatattatttaataattatttatagttattaaatagttagaattggcatttaaatggttgaattaggaaattggcatttttgagaaaatcagatacaaaaggtgttaaaattgcaaaattacaaaaagcaaggcccaatccactaagtgtagggccagccacttttgtaggaaatttaaactgattttttcattattttaatgccatataattcaaatcaaaccctagtggaatgctataaatagatagtgaaggcttcaggaaaatcacacACTTTTCTGAatgagaaaaacctgagcctccactctcttctctagccgccactctctctctctcttttcttcctcaatatttcgaacctctcttagtgattagagtagtgcccacacacatcaagcaatacctcaatcatagtgaggaagattgtgaagaaagatcatcagcaaaggagtttcagcatcaaagattcagagaaagagatccaggttcagatattgataatgctctgctacagaaaggaatcaagggctagatatctgaacggaaggagtcattatattccgctgcacccaatgtaaggtttcttaaactttatatgtgtttaatttatcgttttagaaagttcatatttaggttgttaataaacatacttgtgagtagatctaagatcctggtaaaataatttccaacataaaattggtacaatattttaaaaaagaggtaagaatgatagactttaaaaaagagggtaaaaaaaaaaaaaaaggcaatataaaaagggtattgagtgtaatttcctctaaattaaatggactaggttgctaaaataaaatttcactttggtaattttatttagagaattgggcttattcaattaataacaattatttatttaatggttaaattcttctcctttaggccttgtgtgagggttagggggccaatagcagtgggtacgacatactgaacccagccctccctcacatgaaccacccgaattgtgaaggcccatttgccttatttaattaattctattaggttaattatattagtctaacctaattaaaattgaattagcaacataattaacttttaaaatatatgaaatttatttcttcaataatattttaaagttaattttaaaaaaacacttagttaattggcatatgtgttaggctatttttagcctacgttgtgggtcactttttatagttgttttccttctttgttattctttttagaataaaattacgcttgttttctttagtttcaggtttcacacttggaatatatcaattgatcaaatttagaaaaacaacaatctatagaatagagaaaattttacaagaaattaaagctgaaacttcaagcctaaatttgactatgttctgatcagattttggaaaaagtcaaaacatagaagctttagatttcttttttcttctttccaacgaatcaactcatttggagttcgtatgtgaaagttatgcaCATTTTGCTGAAAGATGCTGAAGCTGTCAAATTTGCTTtagtagtcgcgaccaccatTTTCCATGGTCGAGACCATTtttcatggtcgcgactaggaggCCAGGCAGAGAGCATGGATTTTCCAATTTGCCTATGGTCGCGACTATGGGCTAAAGACGAGATTTTTgggcaattttgtaatttcaccATTTGAAGATATctgcattattttctatataagggTTGTGTGTTTTAGAGGCAAGAGAAGCAGAAATTAAACCCTAGAGATGAAGGAGGAGGCAAAGGAAGAAATTGTGGCGACTCGGAGCAAGatcaccaactagttctttcttccCCTTTTTATGctttatgttaatttctgtttcaATTTTTATGGATGTGAACATGAGTTTTTTCAAACTAAATTCCCAATTTAGGGATATGATGAATGTTAGATGATGTTTCTTCAATTTAGTTAATGTGCTTATTAGCTTTTCTTCCCTATATTGTGTGATTTGTTCTTATTTGatgtaattacatattttagaCTGGCCATCTTGAATATGGTTTATGATCCTAATATGAAATCTGAGAAGTGAATATTAGGAATGCTCTAATAGGACAAACAtaagttttgatgtaaaacgagagtatttacatagcTTATGTGATTTTTAGATTCTGAATTTAATGCaagtaatatattaatttacttcAGAAATGCAAGTAGATAATATATGATTTAGGACCTTAATGATCTGAGAAGAGTTAGGGTTAATTTGATAATCTGTCATCACCAAAAGGgagataattaataattaacattAACAATTGAGAATCTGAACTAACAGGATTCATATTCCTATATATTCatccataattaattacactttttattattattttcctgcttttcaatttttagttatttaattattcaacattattattgattctaccaaatagaaacaagaattcaattgattggtacttagctacagtcctcgtgggaacgatctcacttatctgagtattacttgttaaaacgatacgtatacttgcgtgttggATTTATCACAACAATATGACATCAACCTGGTCGCTAGGTAAGTGTAAAAACGTTCAAGGGGTGTACTTTAAGATTCTTAAGTGATATTTGACATCACTTAGTCTATTTATGTGTTCTAACAAAGTTGGTCACCGGTTCTTGGAGATATTGTTATTTTGTGGAAATGAGAGACTCGAAACTCTTCATTTTCCTTGGGAATGTGACTTCTCTGAGTTCATAAATCTTTGTCATTGTGAAAAACTAGATGGACGGTTGAAACGACATCAGATTCGGATAAGTAGATGCCACCACACCAGGCCTTTTATCAACGTGGGTGCTTGGTACTTACTCCCGAGCTTCTGGGATCTCATTTTTGATACTTCTATGGCTTCTGAACTTGAGGGCAAGGTCTCCTACCCTGTTTTTGACCATTCCAGAAACAATGGTTGCatcaaatttgaaatttaagcAATTGAAGGCAGCGTCCCAGGTTGATTATGGTTTTTTCTCTAACTTTGCTTGAATCTTCATTATTTCTGATGAAGGAAAAAAATTCTTGGAACACTTTTTGCTGAACTTGATTGGAAACagcccaggttgacaatatgtcaacctaggcgctgGGTCCTAGTTTTGGCCCTCTAGAATTAACGTTTGGTCCCTGAAAATAGTTGAATCTCAATGTTTTCTTAAAACAAAGAAGATTCTCAAAAGAATTCCTGAAAACTCCATTTGAAATGGCCCAAGTTAACAAAAGGTCAACCTGGGCGCAAGGCCAGCCCCAGGTGTCAACCTAGGCGCTAGCCCTATTTTTTGTACCCAGGAAGTGTTGTTTTTCCTTTTAAAGGACCTATATTTCCCTATTTTTGATGAAGACGAAGAAGATGAAAAAGCCAAATTTTCAATCAAATACTTGGAAGGCGCCCAGATTGAcagattgtcaacctgggcgctgggtgCTTGGGGCCTCGGGTGCTCAAAAATCAACTTCCTCAGATTCTAATTCAGATGCCTCAAATATGTCCATGGTATGTCTATTTGATGTCCTAATGCATGTTTTGATCCTTTTGCACGAAGACGGTCCCAAAAATTGAAACCTTAGTTGAGGATGTCAACTTGCGCGCTGGGTGAAATCTTAGGTGCCCAAGCTGGCTTTTAAGTTGTAGGTTCATGTAATTTTAGCTCTCGGATCTTGGATTAGGTTGCTCTATGTCTTCATGGTACATAATACTAAAAGATAGTGAGTTGGATTCAAGTTATTGAAGTTTGAACTTCCATCCTGGAGATCTCGAAATCAACCTGGGCGCATGGCTAAGGTCCCCTCGTAGGTCGACTGCTATGACTCGGGTCTACTCAACTCTttgatgtcattcttcatgccacatgtcaaacattgatgtccaTGTCACCATGAAAAGTTTTTgggttaaaaataaatatactagTTATCAAAGTAAACCGGTTtgtgaaataaaatttgacaaagaTGAACACGGAGATTTTATAGTGGTTCACCCCTTTTCGATGGTAATAGGCTAGTCCACTTAGAGTGAAATTGATCTCAATGATCAAGGATAATTCTCCAGAGTTATGTTCTCCATGAGTTCAATCCTCAAGTGAGTTTTTAGAACGAGAGAATGAGAGCACAAGAGAATGATTTCGTGAGAATCAAAATTGAGGTCCCTTTACAAGTGACTCCACTCCCCTTATATAAGTTTTCATCTATGATTTACAATCTCTTAATCACAGGAGCACCTTCCTATAACTATGGTCGGGTTAGGTTtaaaatacaaaagtcacatttcaaaataaatatctaaaaaatgataaaagatGAATGTGTCTTTCAAGTAATGTTGGTGAGTCGTGAGAGACATGTGTCGAGGTGAGGCCCCTCTATTGGGCTGAGATGATGGAAGCGTGAGGCCCCCTTTGAGCCGAGACGACATGAGGAGGTGAGGACCCCCATTTGGTCCGAGATGATGGAGGTGTGAGGATTTGCTTCCTTAGTCCAAGGTGAGGAGGTACCAATGAGAGTGGTGATGAGACTTTCCTTTTTGGTCCAAGGTGAGGGCGTTACAAGGAGATTGGTGAGGAGACTTTCATTTTTTGTCCAAGGTGAGGAGGTACCAAGGAGACGCCTCCTTGGTCTCAAATGCCATGAGGAGGTGAGGAACCCCATTTAGGCCGAGACAGTGACgcacaagtaattttttttttctttaattttgtcaatacagactctgttattgtcttaaacatGACATATATAAGAactaatttttagtttattgggTTTAGACATAAACATATACTATTAGTTAcgcctaaatatttttttaataaattttaaacagAGTTAGTAGTAActaaattggaaaaaaattatacttttactTATTACTTAtgtcgctaaaaataaacattaaatttatatataaatctaaAATTTTAGGTAATTATACCTTTATTTAtcctaaataaatatacatttataagTTATATAAATGGTGACTTAATTATATACAGAGCAGATACACAAAAAATGGTGGAGCGGAAGTTTCTAGTTCGCCACAATAGCTCAGACTTCGCTGTCGACTACGACACTGACGACGGCTTTGAAGTAGGTCTTTTCAATTTCTCTCACTTaatttctcttctctctctctctctctctctaatatGGAAGTGTTTGCAGGTTTTCAAATTCCAGCTTTACTCCCTCACTCTTCTCCCACCTGAAGACCAAAAGGTCTCCAATTCCAATTTGCTATCTCATCTTTTTTATCTGTTCTTGTCAAATTTGTATGTGTACAGTAGGTGAAATTGATGTTATGTGATTGAATAGATTATCGGAATTGATGATGATCACATGGTCTCCAACGATTCCGATCTCGTTACCGTTTCGGAGAAACTCCGATTGGTTTCGATAATTGAGGATCACAAAGAAGAAGAGAATGGAGAATCAAGTACTGGAAATGAAACTGATTTCCTTAAATCCGATGAGGAATTGGCTCGAAAGTTGCAGGTTCAGCTGTCTGTTTTTTGCTTGAAATAAAAGGTTTTTAGAAATATTCTGATAATAATATTTTCGAAATGGTTTTGCTTTACAGGCGGAGGACGAGGCACTTTTGTTGTATGTTGTGGCTGAAAATAACGAAATTTTTGAGCAAAGAGGTCGGCCTTATATCGAGCAAGTTCGCCTGGTAATGCTTTACGTACTTTGGCTGGTTTTTGGGTTTGATAGAATGTTGTGAAACTAATCTGAATTTGAATAAATGCATAAACTAAAAGTTTTACTAAAATTATTACCAGCAATCAAACATGGATTCGTTTAAGTTTTTCTTTTCCATTTGAGTTTGTTGTTTGTTTTGCTTAGTACGAGGACCCAATGCGCCAGGAGGTTGCTCGACAATCAGTCCCTATAGATGAGCTCCAGGAGAAAGCGTTGGTTTCTTTGGCAAAGGTGAGAGAACCACAATTTATATTAGGAATCTTAACTTTCTATAAGAGTGTATAGATGTAAGAACATGACTTACTTTATTTGTTGCCAATCGGttttgatttagaaattcatgaTAAAAAATAATAGCAAGCCAAAAATAGCTGCTGgatatttgtttatatatattatcatgTCATAGGAGGGTGAATTTAATCCGTCTAAAGCAGAAAAAGATCACGCTTTCCTGCTCGAGCTTCTTTTCTGGTTCAAGCGATCCTTCAGGTGTGTTAACTTTGTTATTTGAAATGTTAATGATTACAAATTACAAGTTACAAGTTTCTTTATCAAATTTAATGCCAAAGACTAGCTAACCTTGTTACAATTGTTTTTGCTGTTGCTAAGCATATCAGTTATCATTTTAGTTTGGTAtgatactattattattttacaagcTCTTTATCTTCTGTTTCTCCATGGTGTGATTGTTGTAGTTGGGTTAATGCACCTCCTTGCGATAGTTGTGGCAAGGAAACCATAAGCCAAGGTATGGCTGCTGCACTTCCTTCTGAACTTCGTTATGGAGGTTCTCGAGTTGAAATTTATAGGTAAAACTTACTgagaaaatagttttttttttcctgagtTTTACTTTTACTTATTGAGTTTTTGCTACTTTCTTAGTATTTTTTATCTTCAAAAGGTAACGTATCTCTGTTTTACATGTTGTAAGGTTGACCAAAATTTAAGTCAATTATATGATTTGTGGATATCTTGATAGGTCTCATAAATCATTCCCTGGGTCTgtcttttcatttattttttttatacttgtGTTCTTGTATGTGAACTGGAAACGAACCCTCCCATTGTCTTACATGTATTTCATTTTATATAATGCTTTGCAGCTACTTTATAAGAACCATGATTCAGTAACATTGTATTTTACCCCGATTGCCGAATTTTAGCTATATGTTGTGTGTTATACTTTTCACAATGGGAAGTTTGCGTCTTACTTTTCAGCTGATAGAAGCATTTCTTTGGTTATGGTTTTTAAAAATGGATGCTTATTATTGCATGTGCTTCTTAATATTCTCAGATGCAAATTTTGTTCAATGATCACCCGCTTCCCACGCTACAATGATCCATTGAAggtatatatgtatctatatttgaGCACTTTTAAGGTTTGTAATACACAAGCTcagtcttcttttttttttttcatgatcaaTGCAGCTTATAGAAACAAGAAGGGGACGTTGTGGGGAGTGGGCCAATTGCTTCACATTTTATTGTCGAGCTTTTGGATATGAATCCCGTTTGGTTAGTTATTATATTGGAAATTCATCCATTACAATTAAACTTTTGAGAAACAAATCAATGCTTTAGTACTCTTATCCCTTTATGCGATGGGATGCAACAGACAAAATATGTGATAAACAATACTTTGTATTTATCTCCTGTCACAAGCACTTATATGTCTGTTATCATGGCCAATGCCATAGTGGTATTGTCATGTGATTTGTGTTTGTTTATGATCATTCGGACAGATTTTGGATTTCACTGATCATGTTTGGACAGAGtgcttttcaccattttttggGAGGTAACTCGTTAAAGGATATAtgcgtttttttttttggaactaTATCTGTGAGATTTTCCGTATTTAATTTTTGGTCTTGATTCTATATTGAACAGATGGATGCATCTTGACCCTTGTGAAGGAGTGTACGACAAACCATTGTTATATGAGAATGGGTATGTTTTCCAaacttaataatttctaaagagAAACTTATGAATTATCTCATCAGTTTTTCTCTTGTTGCTGCATTTTCTATTGCTGCTTTCCAACTAtcaatatttttctttgtgGAAGGTGGAACaagaaattaaattatgtaattgcCATTGCAAAAGACGGTTTATGTGATGTCACCAAACGTTACACAAGGAAGTGGCATGAGGTAAATAGTGTCTACAAAAGTATTATATATTCAAATAGTTGCTTAgattaaaaggaaaaagaagaagattATAAGCAACTCTTACCAGAGGCATACTGTTAAATTGAATCATTATCTGTAGGTTCTAACTCGACGAATTATTACCACGGAGTCTGGATTGACAAGTGTCCTCAATAAGATAACAACAGAATGTCGAAGTGGTTTTTCATCTGAAGTTATCTCTGCACTTAAAGACCGTGATGAGAAGGAAAGACAAACACTTGAAAGAGATTTATATTCTACAAATAATGCCTCAATCTCATTACCTGGAAGACTAAGTGGTGATAAGGAATGGCGGAAGTTGAGATCAGAAATTGGTTCTGATTCCTTGAGTTGCTTTTGTTGTCCAGTTCGAATATGCGTAGATGAGCATGTGACTAGAGTTTATGATGCATTTCTTccactcttttcttattttgttaAGGAAGAACTTCCTCAGTCAGTAGTTCTTGAACTGCTTGGCTTTGTTAAAGACATTATCAAAGATCTCCAAAAATCTCCTTTTAGAACTAGGAATGTCTCGCTACATTTGAATAGTAGCCAATCATTTGTGCGTCAAGCACTGCCATTTTTGAATGAGTTACTTAATGCTCTCTCACTTGAAAAGGTTGACACAGATGGGAATGTGGATATTTGTTTAGCCGACAATCCTGTTAAAACCTCTCTAGCTCTTCTTGTAGCCTTGGATGCTTTCGATTACACCATACATAATCTCAAGAATTGTGAAAAGTTGAGTAAAGCTTCTCTCGCATTGCCTCTGTTGAAATTAAGTAGAATACATTCTGGTTCAGTTCTCGCGAGTGGTGAAGAACTTCCCTTCGGAATTGTGAGTTGTATTTTGCTTGTTTATGTGCTTGCATCTTTATAGTTTATCTTAATTTTTACCCTCTTAAGAAATTTACTTCATAAATTTCAGGCCACTTCTGCATTTGATGGAATGCGAACAACTAAATGGGAAGAATCAAATGGTGCTCGAGGTATTATTTTAGACCAAATGAAATTGTGGTCCTTTATTCAAGTATATTGATTTGAAATAGTAAAAAGGTTATAGTATGATCTATCCATTGCTGCTTTGATTTCTAAATTGATTTATTCTTTTCAATACTTTGTAACTTTTCTTATTTATGACCATATAGGTTGTTGGCTTGTATATAAGGTGTCAGACAACCTAATGCACAAACTTGTGGCCTATGAGTTAATGTCAGCCAATGATGCACCAGAAAGGGATCCAATGGATTGGTATGTAGTCTCTAACCACTTAGAGAACTTTTCTCTTGGTCGTTCCttgttttatttcttttatttcgATAGGTCTAATTAGTTTAACTAGTTCGATGATAAGTTATCCTTAACTAATAATGAGGGTAAATAGGTTATTGTAATGGGGTATTGAGATAGAATTTGTAAGAGAGCATTGTTCTTAGAGTTGGGAGAGTACTAGGTCTCTCGAATACCCAGATATCAATTCAATACAATATTTTCTCTTATTTTCCTATTTCTATCTATTGTTCTTGTTATTCTTAGCTATTTGGTAGAAAATTCCtatcaaatggtatcagagcttgatCTTGTGACCTCTGTCATGGTGCTACCGCTCTTCAATGGAGATGACCCGTATGG from Cannabis sativa cultivar Pink pepper isolate KNU-18-1 chromosome 2, ASM2916894v1, whole genome shotgun sequence encodes:
- the LOC115718902 gene encoding peptide-N(4)-(N-acetyl-beta-glucosaminyl)asparagine amidase isoform X2; amino-acid sequence: MVERKFLVRHNSSDFAVDYDTDDGFEVFKFQLYSLTLLPPEDQKIIGIDDDHMVSNDSDLVTVSEKLRLVSIIEDHKEEENGESSTGNETDFLKSDEELARKLQAEDEALLLYVVAENNEIFEQRGRPYIEQVRLYEDPMRQEVARQSVPIDELQEKALVSLAKEGEFNPSKAEKDHAFLLELLFWFKRSFSWVNAPPCDSCGKETISQGMAAALPSELRYGGSRVEIYRCKFCSMITRFPRYNDPLKLIETRRGRCGEWANCFTFYCRAFGYESRLILDFTDHVWTECFSPFFGRWMHLDPCEGVYDKPLLYENGWNKKLNYVIAIAKDGLCDVTKRYTRKWHEVLTRRIITTESGLTSVLNKITTECRSGFSSEVISALKDRDEKERQTLERDLYSTNNASISLPGRLSGDKEWRKLRSEIGSDSLSCFCCPVRICVDEHVTRVYDAFLPLFSYFVKEELPQSVVLELLGFVKDIIKDLQKSPFRTRNVSLHLNSSQSFVRQALPFLNELLNALSLEKVDTDGNVDICLADNPVKTSLALLVALDAFDYTIHNLKNCEKLSKASLALPLLKLSRIHSGSVLASGEELPFGIATSAFDGMRTTKWEESNGARGCWLVYKVSDNLMHKLVAYELMSANDAPERDPMDCVHIV
- the LOC115718902 gene encoding peptide-N(4)-(N-acetyl-beta-glucosaminyl)asparagine amidase isoform X1 translates to MVERKFLVRHNSSDFAVDYDTDDGFEVFKFQLYSLTLLPPEDQKIIGIDDDHMVSNDSDLVTVSEKLRLVSIIEDHKEEENGESSTGNETDFLKSDEELARKLQAEDEALLLYVVAENNEIFEQRGRPYIEQVRLYEDPMRQEVARQSVPIDELQEKALVSLAKEGEFNPSKAEKDHAFLLELLFWFKRSFSWVNAPPCDSCGKETISQGMAAALPSELRYGGSRVEIYRCKFCSMITRFPRYNDPLKLIETRRGRCGEWANCFTFYCRAFGYESRLILDFTDHVWTECFSPFFGRWMHLDPCEGVYDKPLLYENGWNKKLNYVIAIAKDGLCDVTKRYTRKWHEVLTRRIITTESGLTSVLNKITTECRSGFSSEVISALKDRDEKERQTLERDLYSTNNASISLPGRLSGDKEWRKLRSEIGSDSLSCFCCPVRICVDEHVTRVYDAFLPLFSYFVKEELPQSVVLELLGFVKDIIKDLQKSPFRTRNVSLHLNSSQSFVRQALPFLNELLNALSLEKVDTDGNVDICLADNPVKTSLALLVALDAFDYTIHNLKNCEKLSKASLALPLLKLSRIHSGSVLASGEELPFGIATSAFDGMRTTKWEESNGARGCWLVYKVSDNLMHKLVAYELMSANDAPERDPMDWVLEGSDDGGSNWHLLDKQTSQIFTERFQRRTYKIASPGPQLNAFRFRFLAVRDSHSNSRLQIGSIDLYSRGD